One stretch of Pomacea canaliculata isolate SZHN2017 linkage group LG1, ASM307304v1, whole genome shotgun sequence DNA includes these proteins:
- the LOC112561229 gene encoding calcium-activated chloride channel regulator 1-like has product MAKKCLWLLFVVLFLVTGIEGVSRESAITLQNNEYTNILVSISPEVSASSTLVATIKTTFTKASAILYQATNHRAVFRDVTILVPSTWPTDPSYTAATTQVFSNSDIVFVPPPAPAPPQSNPGAGQLAGSSATPRRVDVASTKAFAGCGLPGIRITMATDLLTNRALTPTFGAPERILVHEWARFRWGVFNEYPDAGEPGFYFSTVTGHVEPIRCALSINGVLFNTSTTEVIVHRMSLTLLQDCFLKSVSSDLTLLVPVRVCARRQSWTTDHSAFQFCDDDQSNSSTAHNYEAPSHHNLRCGHRSTWAVISESSDFNNGNNPPRPGLSTTPVFTVVQAPKTRRLVVAIDTSSIMAVNEKLREVHQAATTVQRENTSPDVDVVVTSFGGGDEDPLAAATPTTTPTSADFELACQTFQTLSVQSGVWRYSVTSPEAQRVSLLVLASPANTSGSPVRLSGGLVVSHLDDQLPIMRIFAEATQGDRAVPGLTVEATVFGPEGDPVTVVLLDNGAGADIQEGDGVYSRYFFELTHSGIYNVRLSAFGSWAQHGSKGEQEDHHKYVTRTAIAGSTLIHPNMTNQHGRDRDLLPPARIPDLLVVRTIREDKVVVLTWTASGDDLDKSRASKYLILLGHSVSDLMTHASSVNTLVQEDVIHGNLSSPKEFGEREYLALRIPSSFSKGQGFALMVMAVDEAGNKGKHSNYVTASFDHPTIHKKHWQEAQKMFQDVVIKRPRHRRQETNFLQVSQEAINSNDKREPRTSTR; this is encoded by the exons ATGGCGAAGAAATGTTTGTGGCTTCTGTTTGTCGTCCTGTTTCTAGTCACAGGGATTGAGGGTGTCTCCAGAGAAAGTGCCATAACCTTGCAGAACAACGAATACACAAACATTCTCGTCTCAATCAGTCCTGAAGTTTCGGCGAGTTCAACTCTTGTCGCGACAATCAAG ACTACGTTCACGAAAGCGTCCGCCATTTTGTACCAAGCAACCAATCATCGCGCAGTGTTCAGGGATGTCACCATACTGGTTCCGAGCACGTGGCCAACTGACCCGTCCTACACCGCAGCCACCACCCAAGTTTTCAGCAATTCTGACATCGTCTTCGTGCCGCCACCCGCACCTGCTCCACCCCAGTCTAACCCTGGAGCAGGTCAGCTAGCCGGGTCGTCTGCCACCCCACGTCGTGTGGACGTCGCTTCCACGAAAGCTTTCGCAGGATGCGGACTTCCGGGAATACGCATTACCATGGCAACTGATTTACTGACGAACAGAGCTTTAACGCCTACATTTGGAGCTCCAG AAAGGATACTGGTCCACGAGTGGGCACGTTTCCGTTGGGGAGTCTTCAATGAGTACCCGGATGCTGGTGAACCGGGATTCTACTTTTCCACAGTTACAGGCCATGTAGAACCGATAAGATGTGCTCTGAGCATCAACGGCGTCCTCTTCAATACCAGTACTACCGAAGTTATTGTTCACCGAATGTCACTGACCCTACTACAGGACTGTTTCCTGAAGAGTGTGAGTTCAGACCTTACCCTGCTGGTCCCAGTCAGAGTGTGTGCAAGGCGTCAATCATGGACAACCGACCATTCAGCCT TCCAGTTCTGCGACGACGACCAGTCTAACAGCTCCACGGCACATAACTACGAAGCCCCTAGCCACCACAACCTTCGCTGCGGCCACCGCAGCACCTGGGCAGTGATTTCTGAATCCTCTGACTTCAACAACGGCAACAACCCGCCAAGACCCGGACTGAGCACCACACCTGTGTTTACTGTGGTTCAGGCTCCAAAGACTCGCCGGCTAGTGGTCGCCATCGACACATCTTCTATTATGGCT GTGAATGAGAAACTGAGAGAAGTCCACCAGGCCGCCACAACCGTCCAACGGGAGAATACGTCACCCGATGTGGACGTTGTTGTGACGTCGTTTGGAGGCGGAGACGAGGATCCACTGGCGGCAGCTACACCGACCACGACACCAACTTCCGCTGATTTT GAATTGGCCTGCCAGACATTTCAAACACTTTCTGTCCAGAGCGGAGTGTGGAGGTACTCAGTTACCTCCCCCGAGGCTCAGAGAGTGTCGTTGCTGGTGTTGGCAAGTCCAGCCAACACCTCCGGCTCCCCTGTTCGTCTCTCAGGTGGTCTGGTGGTCAGTCATCTGGATGACCAGTTGCCCATCATGCGCATCTTTGCTGAGGCCACCCAGGGAGATCGAGCGGTCCCTGGCCTAACGGTAGAGGCCACGGTGTTCGGTCCGGAAGGAGATCCGGTGACAGTAGTTCTTCTCGATAATGGAGCAG GTGCTGATATTCAAGAAGGAGATGGTGTGTACTCAAGATACTTCTTTGAGTTGACCCATTCGGGGATTTACAATGTTCGTCTTTCTGCCTTCGGCTCATGGGCCCAGCATGGGAGCAAGG GTGAACAAGAAGACCATCACAAATATGTAACGCGAACAGCTATAGCTGGAAGTACACTGATACACCCCAATATGACTAATCAACatgggagagacagagacctgCTACCACCAGCACGGATACCCGACTTACTAGTAGTTAGAACCATCAGGGAAGACAAGGTGGTCGTGTTAACCTGGACAGCCTCTGGTGATGATCTAGACAAGAGCAGAG ctTCCAAATACTTAATTTTGCTGGGACACAGTGTCAGCGACCTTATGACCCACGCCAGTAGTGTGAACACTTTGGTGCAGGAGGATGTAATACACGGCAACCTGTCGTCGCCGAAAGAATTTGGTGAACGAGAGTACCTGGCCTTACGCATCCCATCTTCATTCAGCAAAGGTCAAGGGTTCGCcctgatggtgatggctgtgGACGAGGCTGGAAACAAGGGCAAGCACTCTAATTACGTCACCGCCAGCTTCGACCACCCTACGATCCACAAGAAACACTGGCAAGAAGCTCAGAAAATGTTCCAGGACGTAGTCATCAAACGACCCAGACATCGACGACAAGAGACGAATTTTCTGCAAGTCAGTCAAGAAGCTATTAATAGTAACGACAAGAGAGAACCAAGAACATCAACAAGATGA